In the genome of Candidatus Zixiibacteriota bacterium, the window TCGGCCCGCTGGGGTTGCCGTCGCATGTAGAGAACTGGGGCACGGCCTGTGTAATCGGCGGCGGAATTGGCATCGCGCCGATCTATCCCATCGCCCAAGCCTACAAAGAAGCGGGCAACAAGCTGCACACCATTATCGGTGCCCGGAACAAGAAACTGCTCTTCTACGAACATGAGCACGCCGCTGTTGCCGACAAGCTGCACGTCTGTACCGATGATGGTTCTTACGGCCATCACGGGTTTGTCTCTGCTGTTTTGAAGGGGCTGCTCGATGGGGGCGAGAAGACTGATATGGTGATGGCGATCGGCCCGGTCCCGATGATGCGGGTGGTCGCCAACCTAACCAAAGAGTATGATGTCCCCACCTGGGTTTCGTTGAATCCACTGATGGTCGATGGCACCGGTATGTGCGGGGGATGCCGGGTCAAGATCGGCGACGAGACCAAGTTTGCCTGTGTGGACGGTCCCGATTTCGATGGCCACCAGGTTGACTTCGCACTTCTGTCGTCCCGACTTGCAGCCTACAAAGAACAGGAGCGGGCGGCTATGAAGCGGCTGCTCGAG includes:
- a CDS encoding sulfide/dihydroorotate dehydrogenase-like FAD/NAD-binding protein, which codes for GPLGLPSHVENWGTACVIGGGIGIAPIYPIAQAYKEAGNKLHTIIGARNKKLLFYEHEHAAVADKLHVCTDDGSYGHHGFVSAVLKGLLDGGEKTDMVMAIGPVPMMRVVANLTKEYDVPTWVSLNPLMVDGTGMCGGCRVKIGDETKFACVDGPDFDGHQVDFALLSSRLAAYKEQERAAMKRLLEDPDCRLTKAVKAFEYPD